The genomic DNA ACATTAAAAACCTATGTGTAAAAACTTTTGTTTACACCATTCCCGCCCGTGAATAtacattattgacaataatttaggaaaatattaattacGAAAGCAGCTTTTGAATTTAAGGATGTTGTTGTAATAGAGTTATCGGAAAAGGTTTACATATTTAATAATGGGACTCTTTTCTAATCTAAAGAGGCTCTCTCTCACGCGTCTCGCTGACGCTGGTCAATTCTCAATTCATTGAGAGTTCTCTGACAAATCAGTGAGATACACAATTTATCCGACGGCTCTCTTCCGCTTcctactttatttgttttttttagtcttttaaatactactacaaaatacaattaattaattttacacaCTAATAATCTCAATATCGAGTAATTTATTAACTCCTACTCTCCAATTTATCTTTTCTTAATTGTAGGGTAGTTGGTAAGATTACTTTATTTTCACTTCTAATTTCAATTAATAGCCTCTTTCCTCTTGTCGTTTATCTCGAGTCCCGAAAAATCactaaactaaaattattatactaCTATCTGTAGTCTGTACTGGCTTAATTACAGAGATTAATTATATGACTTGGTTTGATAAACGGCCCATTAAGTTGTAAAGACTTTTGGTCTCAAAAGCCTAAGAGATTGTTGGAGACACAATTgtaaaagagaaacaagttTTGTGCATCTGCTGTGTCTATAGAACCACACAAAGTAGAGGAAgaggaataagaagaagagaagtttaGGCATATAACTTGGTGAGATCTTCTGAGAATTCTCTCCTAATTACATCTCTTTTAAGCTTTAGTGCTGCTGTGACTAAGCCCGACTCTGGCGTCCATGGAGATCCCAACAATTTGATCTTTGCTGGTATCTCAAACTTCTCCAATCTCGATTGTTTACCCGACTgcaaacacacatatatattgtatattcaTAAAAGGGACTTTCAGAGGGGACTCAAATCGCTGGGTAGCAATGAACATACCTTGACAAGAGACGCATACACTTCTTTCACGGCTTCTTCTTTCGCGCATAGTTCGTCGAAGTTGGCAAAGTCTATTCCTTGCTTTGAAGCCCAACCTTCAAGTGTTTGTTGGGATGCGACCACAAGGGCCACACAGTAACTGTAGAATGAATCAGCATGAACCATTATGTTTTCAACATAGGGACTTATACTTAGAGCAGCTTCCACctgcggaaaaaaaaaaggagtctGTTAATAAGCTTATCTGGAGAATTGAGTAAAGATGAAATATAAGAGAAGTTTCGGTTTTGAGAAGACTATACTTTGCCCAAAGAGACATACTCTCCATGCTGAAGTTTTACAATATCCTTTTTCCGGTCTATTATCTCGAGACAGCCGTCAGGGTGAAATCGCCCTATGTCTCCTGTATAGAACCACCGCATCCCCTTTTCATCAACCTTTGAACATCCAAGTGTACAACACAGTTAGAGGAAAAGCCAAACCAACCAATTCTTCACAATTGCCAAAACGAATAATGTTGATTGCTACCTTGTACACTTCTTCTGTTTTCTCCTCATTTTTGANGAAAAATCactaaactaaaattattatactaCTATCTGTAGTCTGTACTGGCTTAATTACAGAGATTAATTATATGACTTGGTTTGATAAACGGCCCATTAAGTTGTAAAGACTTTTGGTCTCAAAAGCCTAAGAGATTGTTGGAGACACAATTgtaaaagagaaacaagttTTGTGCATCTGCTGTGTCTATAGAACCACACAAAGTAGAGGAAgaggaataagaagaagagaagtttaGGCATATAACTTGGTGAGATCTTCTGAGAATTCTCTCCTAATTACATCTCTTTTAAGCTTTAGTGCTGCTGTGACTAAGCCCGACTCTGGCGTCCATGGAGATCCCAACAATTTGATCTTTGCTGGTATCTCAAACTTCTCCAATCTCGATTGTTTACCCGACTgcaaacacacatatatattgtatattcaTAAAAGGGACTTTCAGAGGGGACTCAAATCGCTGGGTAGCAATGAACATACCTTGACAAGAGACGCATACACTTCTTTCACGGCTTCTTCTTTCGCGCATAGTTCGTCGAAGTTGGCAAAGTCTATTCCTTGCTTTGAAGCCCAACCTTCAAGTGTTTGTTGGGATGCGACCACAAGGGCCACACAGTAACTGTAGAATGAATCAGCATGAACCATTATGTTTTCAACATAGGGACTTATACTTAGAGCAGCTTCCACctgcggaaaaaaaaaaggagtctGTTAATAAGCTTATCTGGAGAATTGAGTAAAGATGAAATATAAGAGAAGTTTCGGTTTTGAGAAGACTATACTTTGCCCAAAGAGACATACTCTCCATGCTGAAGTTTTACAATATCCTTTTTCCGGTCTATTATCTCGAGACAGCCGTCAGGGTGAAATCGCCCTATGTCTCCTGTATAGAACCACCGCATCCCCTTTTCATCAACCTTTGAACATCCAAGTGTACAACACAGTTAGAGGAAAAGCCAAACCAACCAATTCTTCACAATTGCCAAAACGAATAATGTTGATTGCTACCTTGTACACTTCTTCTGTTTTCTCCTCATTTTTGAAATACCCAAGCGTGATATTTGAGCCACCAATAACAATTTCACCACGGGGCATTGGCTTGTCATTGGTTAGATACCCGCCTTCCGGCCAGTCTACTAGCTGAAACAAGATATACGCATATATGATCATACGTGACTACGACATGCAAATTGATAAAGGATTAAAAGCTAACAAAGAATTAAGAGTCGACATATCAGGTAAAGAGGTTACCTTTACAAAGGAGCAAGGAAGTGGAGCACCCACCCGGCCAACGGATGTGTCATCGAACTCAGAGAAGGTTCCACCAGCACAAGTCTCTGTGAGCCCATATCCCTGGCCGATTGGAGCCCTGAGGAATATCAGAGTGTTAGATCATAGAAACGGCAAAggaacaaaaacataaatatcgCAGATTGGAGATGAGTGAGCCTCAAGGAGATATTCAAGGATGCTTTTACCCAACGCATATGTTAATGAATCTCTGAGTGTCACCAGAAAGAGGGGCACCACCAGAGAGCAAATAGCGGATTTTGCCTCCCAATACCGCACGGATTTTACCAAACACAAGCAGATCCCATAGAAGCTTTTCCAGTCCCCAGGCTCCAAACCAACTTCCATTGATTGCAGATAATCGCCGAGCATATGCAAAGTCAAACAATTTTTTCGACAATCCACCCTTTGCGTCAACCTGATGATCATAAATAGTCGGTGGTTATTTAACTATAAGGTTATACTCACAAGAGGATGGAGACAATTTAGCGCTTCTTGGTTGCTGGGAGATGGCTGGTATCATCTAAACAACTAGTAGAGCAAAAGCTACGTAGAGGATAACCAGCCAAAGAATTTGGATGTGTATCTAACATGCACGAACCTTTTTGCGGACACCATCCCGGACACGATCAAGAATGGCTGGAACAGCTGTCATTATAGTGGGCTTAAGTGCAGTGACATCTCCTTTGGTACCCTTTTTTACCTTGTTTGACGTATCCGTAAGGGTCAAGGGAGACCCATATCCAATAGCACTCCCAATAGTAGCCATTACGCTCTACAACAATGATTTCAGGCCGTATTAAGATTCTCTGAAAGTGAATAAATCATTGGACAATAAAGTTCTGAGATACCTCAGCTGCTAACTCAAGGATGTGAGCCAAAGGTAAATATGCCATGTATATATCCCTCTTTCCAAGGTCTGGAACAATTGTCATCACTGCTGAAACTGTAGCTAGGACATTGCCATGTGTCATCATAACACCCTACACAGTTTGGGAAGTGGGAAAATCAGTATGAGTAAATTTTTGCACAACCAGTTACAAATAACTGATACGACAATTTTGAGACCCATAGGAAGAAAACTTATTCTGAAACAACAGATGTGAAAGTATATTTTGTTCGAAAACCTTCTAACCTTGGGAAGTCCAGTGCTTCCACTGGTGTACATTATAACAGCAACATCTGCTGAGAGGGGAAAGTTCGGATCCACAGGGTTTTCGTGCCCAAGTTTCTTCACATCAGCAAATGAAGTTGCCATCCAATTACTGTTCACATCAGATGGGAACTCATCATCCATACATATCACTCGTTTCACAGTTTCAAGCTGGTAGCCTATGTCCATGAGCTTTTTCAGTTCTTTGTTACCACATATTACAGTTGTGACCTCTGTCTGGAAAGTAAAAGAAAGGAGATAATGAACATATGAAAAGGAAAGGCTACACAAATATGAAAATTCTTAACCACAGGATAACATAAAGCTCATTCTACCCTATGTGAACATCATAATCATACCGTACTGTATGTATAAGACGCCATATTAAAGAgaaagcagagaagagaagCAATGGGTACCTCATTCAGCGAGTGACAAAGAGCTTCCTCTCCCAAAGATGAATAGATAGTTACCACAGTGACGTTGCGCCTGAAGCAACCCTGAAACATTGAATCACACAGAATATTTCATACCTGTACCAACAGTGCATTCGGATTGAGGCAGAGAAaacaggaaacaaaaaaatgggaaaTCACCTGTAGGGAAATGAACCACTCTTCTCTAGTATCTGCAAAAATGGCGACACGTTCTCCCGTCTTGTGTCCAATCTGAACAAGCCCAGAGGCGAAATCACAGACAGCTTCGAGTGTCTTGGCAAAAGTGAGCCACTCGTAGTCGCCCAAATGAAGTTTCTCAAACGTTTTACCATCGTCACTAGTCTCAATATCTCTGGAGATCAGCTTCCGGGTGCCAAGGAAAACTTGGTCGCTGTGAGCATTACAGGATATCTCAAAGAGCTGCGGAAGCGTTGAGATATCTTCCCAATGGGAAGTAACAGGATCAGCAAACCTATGATTCCTAATGGCGTAACCTTGTTCAccaccaacatcaacaacaacacctcttttcttatctttcttagatttctgaaCCAGAAGCGTTAAAGCCAAAGGCACAATAACACCAGCTGCATAAGGAATCATCTCTCACTAAACCtaccaaacaaagaagaatatatatcgCTGATGAACACCTGAAACGAAAACCCCATCACAATTGAACAACATTATTAACATAAATCAATTTCACTAAAACCAACTCTAAAATACACGCGATAGCTGTAGTATTACAGAGAAGAGCTACACGAAATAGACTCAAGTAAAATCACATTCCTTAAGTAGAGCTCTCTAGAGAACCAAGTGTGTATAACTACATTTCGTTTGATCCGCGACAAAATCGAGTTCAAGTTTCAAAagatctgagaaaaaaaaaggcgaGTGGTAGAACAAAGTAATCAAGCCTAAAAAGGAGAGAACAACACACTTCCATGAAACAAACATTCGAAGAATATAATCGGGAATGTGAAGCATAAGAGAGCGAAGAAAGTGGAATATACCGTGATCGGAGCAAAACGAAATCGGAGAAGACGTCGGCGAtaacaattataagaaaaaataaataataataataagagcaGCGAGCGCGAGGCTCCAATTTAGAGACGAGGAGGAGGACAGAGAAGAGTGAAGGGTATAATGGTCTTTTCCAGCGGAGACGTCGAGAGGACTGTTGaggcggagagagagagagacgaaacgAAGaataaggaagaaagaaaacaaaataaaaatagtttttgaattttatttattttatttaaagggaagaaaaataaataaacccaCACACGTGGAGGGATCGGTCAGAAGATCTGGACCGTAGGATGATGTGTTATGTTTAGGTCATCAATCTGACAAACGGCCATGCAAATAACCTCTTTCCAGTTGGTACGCCAAATCTCATTGCACAAAACGCTCAATTCCGCACCTAATTTCACAACCAATCTAACTGCCATTTTTGAGTTTGAACAAAACTTCCAACTTATGAATTTTTGGGGGAAATTAGGAAGATTTTGGTTGGGTTTTAGTTAGATACGTATGAAAATTAATTGACCTTGCAAGtcgagaaacaaaagaaagtgaacaacttttctatttttctttggtGCGtgggtcatcatca from Camelina sativa cultivar DH55 chromosome 7, Cs, whole genome shotgun sequence includes the following:
- the LOC104702541 gene encoding long chain acyl-CoA synthetase 9, chloroplastic-like, with protein sequence MRWFYTGDIGRFHPDGCLEIIDRKKDIVKLQHGEYVSLGKVEAALSISPYVENIMVHADSFYSYCVALVVASQQTLEGWASKQGIDFANFDELCAKEEAVKEVYASLVKSGKQSRLEKFEIPAKIKLLGSPWTPESGLVTAALKLKRDVIRREFSEDLTKLYA
- the LOC104702542 gene encoding long chain acyl-CoA synthetase 9, chloroplastic, producing MIPYAAGVIVPLALTLLVQKSKKDKKRGVVVDVGGEQGYAIRNHRFADPVTSHWEDISTLPQLFEISCNAHSDQVFLGTRKLISRDIETSDDGKTFEKLHLGDYEWLTFAKTLEAVCDFASGLVQIGHKTGERVAIFADTREEWFISLQGCFRRNVTVVTIYSSLGEEALCHSLNETEVTTVICGNKELKKLMDIGYQLETVKRVICMDDEFPSDVNSNWMATSFADVKKLGHENPVDPNFPLSADVAVIMYTSGSTGLPKGVMMTHGNVLATVSAVMTIVPDLGKRDIYMAYLPLAHILELAAESVMATIGSAIGYGSPLTLTDTSNKVKKGTKGDVTALKPTIMTAVPAILDRVRDGVRKKVDAKGGLSKKLFDFAYARRLSAINGSWFGAWGLEKLLWDLLVFGKIRAVLGGKIRYLLSGGAPLSGDTQRFINICVGAPIGQGYGLTETCAGGTFSEFDDTSVGRVGAPLPCSFVKLVDWPEGGYLTNDKPMPRGEIVIGGSNITLGYFKNEEKTEEVYKVDEKGMRWFYTGDIGRFHPDGCLEIIDRKKDIVKLQHGEYVSLGKVEAALSISPYVENIMVHADSFYSYCVALVVASQQTLEGWASKQGIDFANFDELCAKEEAVKEVYASLVKSGKQSRLEKFEIPAKIKLLGSPWTPESGLVTAALKLKRDVIRREFSEDLTKLYA